Genomic window (Lycium barbarum isolate Lr01 chromosome 2, ASM1917538v2, whole genome shotgun sequence):
atttcgaaaaataagtttttcttgtttttagtatTCTGAAGTAcaactccggaaaaaagtgaataatttttatggccaaacgctaaaagtaaaaaaagtgaaaaaaatttccgaaaaaaagtgaataatttttatgaccAAACGCCCGCTAAACCTCCAAATTTCAACACAATTTTGCTCACTTTCTTCATCTCTCACCGGGAGAATTCTGTGGGGGTGATATTCACGCGCCACCGTCACAAGTTACCAGATAATCTGATTACGATTTTTGCCATGATATACTAGTGGTGGAACAGAGATAATTAttagagaaaatgacaaaaatggtccttaTGTTTGAGGATAGGTTCAAGATGATAGTCCCTTAAGTATATACTAAACAGTTTTGgccctttaagtttgtcaaaaattaacACATTTCTCCATTAAATATTTATCATACTCTACCTGCTATGTTTGACGGTAACTATAAAATATAGCCGTAACTCACATTTCGTacaatttttgtaattttttgtaatttttaTAATCTGGTGCACCTTTATGTGGTGTAAATTTTTTATGTCTTTTTTGTTGTGTAATACAATTTTGTGGTGCATATTTAGGATTTGATAAGATTTCCTTGTTGTTTATGTTAAATTACTTTTTTCTCATAATTTCTTCAATTCTAACAAACAATCTGACACATATTTGACGGAAACCAAAAGCATTAAATTTTAACaaatttaagggacaaaaattattTAGTACATATTTAAGGAACTATTTTAAACCTACCTCAAACATAAAGGGACCTAAGACGAACAGAAAGATACACGTGGCTGACAGATAGAGGTCCTCGAAGACACTATTTATAGGCTGATCATTCAAGACAATTTTGCTCACTTCCTCATCTACAATGGCTTCTTCATCATCATACAAGAACTATGAGACCCGAACCCGAAATCCCGACCCGAAATCTGCAGTTCTATTGGTTATAGACATGCAAAACTACTTTTACTCTATGGGCAAGCCTATTCTGCCTGCCATCAACACAACAATTGAACTCTGCCGGCAAAATTCCGTGCCGGTGATATTCACGCGCCACTGTCATAAGTCACCGGATGATTACGGCATGTTATATGAGTGGTGGAATGGAGATATTATTAGAGATGGTACAGTTGAAGCTCAACTTATAACGGAGTTGGATAAGAGAGATAGTGATTTAGTGGTGGAGAAGCATACTTACAGTGCCTTCAGAGGTATAGTTTTGTAGTGATTTAGTTTAATTGAATCAATTTTTTAGATtctgggtgtgtttggtatgaaggaaaatgctttcttggaaaataagagcctgtttggatggacttatgcctgtaagctgcaaatagcttataagctaaaaaaaataagttgggatagtttaacttatttttttttaacttataagctgctttacataagataagtcaaatgggcctaattatttttttgagcttattttaagcacaaatgaCTTTAAGCAGATCAGCCAAACACTAAAataaagctgaaaatagcttataagtaacttataagccaatccaaacgagctCTAAGTGGGTTTATTACTTATTTTCTAGAGTGCAGTAAGTAAGTAAGTAAAAATATATTATCCAAAGAGGGAGCATTTGTATGTAATCTAGCAACGCATTATTGGGGTGGTTCAGGGTTGGTCTTGGGTGGGATCAGGGATGGTCaggggttggggttggggttgttgggtgggtggggaggagacaatgaaTTTGGAATATAACTTATGGACTTTGTTTTCCTACTTCCcgtgtttggccatagaaaccaaaaaaaaaaaaaaaatcatttttttttggaattttgaagttggagttgtgctTGGCCATCgcttttgcaaataatattttgttgttgaaatgtactttttCAACAAgattttggttgtgaaaaaagtgaaaaataaggttttgcttgtttttcaaattccaaatacaacttgaagttgtatttgaagttttcatggccaaacgctgattttttaaaaaaagtaaaaaaattccggaaaaagtgaataattcttatggccaaatggGTCCTAGGAAACTTGCAGTgaaaattttgaccaaccaaacaacAGAAAATTGGAAAAGTTTTCCTCCACACCAAACACACTCTTATTTCAGTTTCATTTTCTATGGATTTTTTTTGCTTGCTCTGGATTtcctttttgttcaatttttAACTTTTTGTTACTGCTAAGTAGTCATTCAGACATGAACTGgttgaacaacaacaacaacataccctgtGTAACCCCACAAACATGAACTAATTGATAGTTACAAAATAAATAGAATTTGAAAGTTTGAAATTGTGTTTTGGACACGAAAATACAGTTAAAGTTAAAGTTTTCTGAGTTAAAACTTGAAACAACTCCTAAATTTTGTTTTGCATTATATTTTAAGTTTGAAGTTGAAATAACAGGTCAATTATGATAAATAGACATTTATTTAATAATCTTTGAATATTCttctaaattttttttaaaaaaatatgtctGGACAAACGGGTGTTGCTCAAGGGAAACCAAAATTCACGTTGACATAATGAATTAATCCACTATATTTATAGAATAAAACTTATCGCCTAATATGAACATTTATGcttaatgtggaaatgaaattatGACTTACTGAGTTACTGTGGTTTATGCTTATTATACTATGGAATTTATCACTGTTGTTAATTATGTAGCATGGGCAAAATAATCTAATATATGGACAAAAATCAATGGCATGAGTTGAGCTTAAATGAAGTAacgaggattcatatagccgacgaCAACTTGTTTGAGACTGAGGCAtagttattattatttattttgacCTAATTGATATTCAGTTATGCTTTAGTTTTCTAGTTACTGATGTATTGAATGTAACATTTTGCGTATGGAAGGGATGCATAAAGTTATCAATATTATTACCCCACAAAAGAATGACAATAAAGAGTTCTTTTAATATAAAAGCAAGTGGAATGATTTCTCTGATTAGCACAACCTGGAAGCAAGTGAATGTACATATATGAAAGGGAAAAGGGAATAGGTTCAAGCTATCGTAATTTTaacaaaaaacatgaaatttctatatttttttctttctatatttaTTTCTACTTTTTTCTAAAATCATGACAGGGAGAACCATTATCGTTTCCTCTCAATGGACCTTTTTATATTATGTTACGATATATGATCGTTCGCCTTTTCATTACTTTGGCCTGGAGCCAGTCTAGGGTGTAGGCCAGGTTTTGTTTTATCTGGGCCAAAAACTGGTCCCTCTGCTCTTATGGGAAAAGTCGTTCCGATCCTTTTCTCGGGGACAACCTTCCAGCTCCGGACAGGTGTCTGACTCTATACAGCGTGTTACCACTTAGCAGAATCCCGTGTTTTCAATGAACAATCGCTATCCGGGGCTTTAGTCTAGTGGTAAGAGTGCAAGTGTGCAACACATTCAAATCTTATCCCTGACAAAAGCCGGATGTTTAATTGAAGAATGGTGGGAGGACGGGATCTATCGAGTTTCTAATCATGTCCTACTGGCCCTAGGGTACTTTTCGGTtaccaaaaaggaaaagaaattagTATCAGGAGGAAACCTTTAGGAATCTTTTAATTTGTTTTTCCTGAAACTATAGAAATGCTACTAATTACTATTTACAAACATTTTGCAGATACTAACCTAGAGGAGAAACTGTTGGATATGGGGATAAAGGAGGTAATAGTGACTGGAGTAATGACAAACCTGTGTTGTGAGACCACAGCCAGAGAGGCATTTATAAGAGGGTTCAGAGTCTTCTTTTCCACAGATGCTACTGCAACTTCTTCAGCAGAATTGCATGATGCTACACTCAAGAACTTAGCTTATGGTTTCACTTATTTGGTTGACTGCAAAAGGATTCAAGCTGCCTTTTCGAATCCCTGAGCACTCAGTAATCAGGCACAACAGTCTATGCCGCTCgtactcttcaaaaatgtcaacTCGTGCGTGCTGGATCCTCCTAAAGTAGTGCATCTTTGGAGGTGCTGGATCCTCctaaagtagtgcatttttggaggatatGACACATGAGTGCACCAACATTTTTGAAGAGGCCGAGCAATATGACAACTATGACTAGATATTAGTCATttccgttccaatttatgtgatgcacTTTGATTGCCCTGTGCATGGAGTTTAAAAAAGGGAAGGCGTTTGAAAACTTGTGGCCTAAGCCCGTTTGGACATTAGTGTTTGCTTAATACATTAGGATGATTTTCTGGTTAGTTTCCGTGGATGAGTTTTTCAAATTTGAAACCAGCTTTTTCATGTAAGATTTTTCCTCACCATACTTTCAACCTTTATTCATGAAATGCATGTCGAAATACAACtttaacttttaattttcaacttcaacttcaaacaCTATTTTTTTCTACATATCTCTCCACTCATATCCAAACGCCTATTGAAACAAGGCACATGTATTTGTATCGTTATAAATCATTTCACTAAGAGTAAAACGAAAAatttaaagttattgtttttaaGTATATAGatctatcatttttttttttggcataggAAAGGGAATTACATATATTGGGAAAGGaagaatgaatcagtacaaacattgttcTGTATtgcaaaaaacaaaataaaattgtGAATAACGATAGCCAATTGGTTCACATTGTTGTTTTGAGCTTTACGTGTTTACCATAAAATAGATTAGTAGCTGACTAGTAATATTCATGATGAGATTTCATGGTGCATGTTATTTGCAGGTGATATTGTAGCTGGCCAAATTAGCGAGGGAGAAAGAGGAACCATGGAGAAGTACTTTAGCTAGTAAATATTTTAGAAGTAGTAGATGTAATATAGAATAAATACATGCCTAGTTTTATCCTGCATAAGAGAGATGACGATGAAGTTAGATTGCATAGTTGTGGCATGTAATAGTAAACATAAAGTATTATATTCAGTGTGTTTGGAAAATGCTTGGTAGATTAAGATGTAACACTGAATTAAAATAAGATGGTTGAAATAAAGAAGTACAACGTAATGCtatatgaaaagaaaaagaaaaaaaaaactcataaagTGAAATGTAAGTAGAGTGCAATAAAATATTATTCTACATGGAAGTATGCCTTTGTGTCCCAACACAGGTTGGACAACACAGATAGACTCATGTTAATTATTCGACACCTTTTTTCTAGTTTTCAACTGTTTTATTGTATTTTGTTCCTTTAGTTAATCCAGTAATTGAGTAAATGATGTACtcaggttaattttttttttgtttctttaaattagggaaaatgagataaaaataaaaagatgagAAGGTTCAAAAAAAGTTCCTTTAAATGTCACTTAGCAGTTTTTGTCCTTTAAATTTATCAAGAGTAAGATAATCTGACTTTTACCAAACTCTCATTGCTAAATCTAACTCGTAGAGTATAAATTTTTGTGAATGAAACGTGATTTAGATCTTCTGTCATTAGCAGATTTCCCAAAATACGAAACATTACAAATAGCACCTATAACTTTAATGTTATGCTGCTTCTCAAAATACTCGTGTAAGAGAAAAAGAAGCTCTATTTACAAATTTTGCttccttttttctcctttttccctTTTGGGGCAAATGATAATGGAGCGACCCAACCTTACATTTTACAATTCATATACCATATCTTTTTTCACAGTACCCAAGATAGACGAATATTTACATGAATATTAGCCGATTTATTTTCTTATTAAACAAGAGTACCATAGATTTTTGTCAATAATCACGAAAACTGCAACATGAAGATCTACACTGGACACAAAAGTATAGATAAAAAATAACAATGTGTAGTCTCTTTAAATGTCACCTAGCATTTTTTGTCCTTTAAATTTAAGAGTGAGAAAATTAGATTTCTGTTAGATTTTTACAAAACTTTGATCGTTAAATCTAAGTAaactctgtgtgtgtgtgttttttttcaaaacagaaacaCCATACATTGCCACATGACAAtcttcaccaccaccaccaacatgCCCAGTGTGGTTTCATAAGTGAGATCTGGAAAGGGTAAAATGTTCgaagaccttacccctacctttatgAGGTAGGGAGACTGTTTTCGATAGACTatcggctcaaaagaaaagacAGTGATGTGACAACAAACATCAAGGTAAAAAGCATGGTATCAAGTGAAATATGACAACAAAAATAGCATGATAAAAAGCAAATGAGGTAACAAATGGTAATACATATTAAAGAAACAAAACTACACGGCTACTACCTACTGCTACAGAGATCACTAGGCTACCTACTAACCCTCGACCTCCACACCTTTCTATCTAGGGTCACTTCCTCAGTAAGCTGTAGCTGTgctatgtcctgtctaatcacctcccctTAGTTCTTTTTTCGGCCggcctctacctctcctaactccTATTATAGTCAGCCTCCTACACCTCTTTACAGGCGCATCCACacatctcctcttcacatgcccgaaccatcttAGTTTCGCTTCCCTCATCTTTTCCGCCATGGGAGCCACTTCCACCCTGCCCCGATAACTTCGTTCCTAACCATATCCTAGTATGGCCACACATCTATTTGAGCATCCTCATCTCGGTTACACTCATCTTCTGAACGTGGGTATTCTTGACTGGCCAATACTCTGTCTCATACAACAAGATCGGTCTAACCACTACTTTGTAGAACTTACCTTTTAAGCCTTGGTGACACATTCTTATCGCATAAAAATCTTCACCaatcaaaataataaatcaagaaTAACAAAAACTGTCAAAAAGTAGATGAGACTCTTTAATAGATAAAAAATAATACAAACTATAAAAGCTGTAGTTCCAATGTGAGTTTGCGTTAAATATTTTCTCTTTTTACGGAATCATTTTAATTTAGCAATCAAATTTTAGTAAGTATCGGATGGAGACATAACATGGTCACTTTAACAAACTTAAGGATCAAAATTTCTCTCAGGTGATACTTGAAGGAATTATTTTAAATCTACTACTAAAGATAGGGGACCATTTTGGTTATTATCTCCTTCAAATTAAGATATTCTTTGCCTTGAAATGATGTTGCTTATGGTAGGTAGAACTCACACATAGTTGATACTTACAGAGTAATTTTATATTAATTACTTACCATAATATTCTTTGGAAACTGAATTATTTCCGCAAGAACCAATCATACAATACCAAGAGTAAATACTTATCTGCACGAGTGTTCACATCAAATAATTTACCTTGAAAGCTTATGGTAGGTAGATCTCATACATCATCTATGTGATTGTGTTATATCAATTACTTTCCATATAACATGGTTTGGAAACTTAATTATTATCGTCATATTATAACCTAAGATTAAATATTTCCTATATAAAGGGACTAGTCCAGACTTTCACAACTCGTACAATAGTAACAAAAAAAAGAGGGCTTTTCATACTTAATCTGCATGCTTCTTTTTATTATTGCTGCTCCTGTTAGGAGAGACAATTAGAGGATGGTCTAATACACCAAAAATACTGGTCCTCAATTCCTTTTGTAAAATTTTTACGAATTTTTATTATGTGTTGTCTGGCTTTGTGGTCATTAGTACCTATAGGTCATGGATAGGTTTTGGGCTAATCTTGGTCCTCCTTTTGTTTAATTTCTCTCCTTCTCTGGGGCCAGGCATAGTATATAATTAGGTGATTCATCCATCTCTTTTTGTCTAGATAGAAACTTCCGAGTCTTCCATTGAACTAAGTTTAACAAACCCTTGCTAATATAGAAGTATTTGAGAAACCttttccatttaaaaaaaaaaatgaaagtatTTGAGAATGTTAACTTTTTGGGTCTCTTGTGATGAACAAAGGGGTGGTCTAGTAAGTAGCCCTCTAATACTTTTCTGTGCAACGTGTATCATTTTTTTCGCAAATATGTGGGTGAAGATAATTTTGGAGCTAGATGATATTCACTTTTTGTGATGGATGAATAAAAATATGATGTTTCCgatcaatattttttttagtgtagTCTGGTTTGTTGCCTTTTTCCCGTAGTTATCTTTCATCCCTTAATTTAAAAACGAATAAGCTTTATAAtctttgaattgcttgtccttaTTGTTGGGCATGATGGAGAATACATTTAAAATGAACTGACTTCTGGAGAGTAAAGCAAATGCATGTTCAACAGTATAATAGCTTTTCTATTTCCCCGCGGAACAGGTTTTCATCATGCGGATTGCTTCTGACAACAAAGCTGATATACTTGATCTCATAAAGTTATATGAAGATGCTCCGGATGTATTGGATGACTGCTTAACACACATACTGCATTCTACAAGAGTGCTGAAGTTTGGTAAGAAAAACATTATCTTGTTGGGAGATGCCCACAGATTAAAAGAATGCTATCACCCAACAAGATAAATGTTTTTCTTACCAAACTTCAGCACTCTTGTAGAATGCAGTATGCTTGTTAAGCAGTCATCCAATACATCCGGAGCATTTTCATATAACTTTATGAGATCAAGTATATAAACTTTGTTGTCAGAAGCAATCTGCATGATGGAAACCTGTTCCATGGGGAAATAAAAAAGCTATTATACTGTTGAACATGCATTTGCTTTACTTTTTAGAAGTCAGTTCATTTTAAATGTATACTCCATCATGCCCAACAATACGGACAATCAAATCAAAGATTATAAGGCTTATTCATTTCTAAATTAAGGAATGAAAGGTAACTACGCGAAAAGGCAACAAACCAGActacactaaaaaaaatattgatcGGAAACATCATAATTTTATTCATCCGTCACAAAAAGCGAATATCATCTAGCTCCAAAATTGTCTCACCAACAtattgcaaaaagaaaaaaagagatatGTTGCACAGAAAAGCATTAGAGGGCTACTTACTAGATCACCCCTTTGTTCATCATAAGAGACACAAAAAGTTAACATTCTCATTATActtccatattttaaaaaaaaaatttggaacagGTTTCTCAAAATACTTCCATATTAGCAAGGGTTTGTCAAACTCAGTTCAATGGAAGTCTCGGAACCCTCAATCTAGACAAAATAAAGAGATGGATGAATCACCTAATTATGTACTATGCCTAATCCCAGAGGGAGAGAAATTAAACAAAAGGAGGACCAAGATTAGCCAGAACCTATCCATGACCTATAGGCCATTAGCACCACAGGCGGGCAAGATGCCGGATATTTAATTATAACGCTATGGTAGTTCAAGGCCGAGATAGTGTTGGTCAACCAATTAATGTGGCTTGTGAGGTGCAACAATTATTAGGAAATAATCGAGTTAGGACGAAGTTTGAAAGACTATGACAGAATATTAGTcattccatttcaatttatatgtgATGCACTTTGACTGGACatgaaatttaataaaaaataaagacgtttgaaacttgtggtttaagCCATTTGGACATGAgttctttttttcaaaaaactttCAAAATGTTATTTGGTTATACATCAAAATGAATTTTTGGCTAGTTCTTGAAGATGATATTTTTGAATTAcagattttttttctctctcataACTTTAACTTTTATTCATAGAGAAACGAATGTCGCGACACAAATTCAACTTCTAAATGTTATTTTACAATTTCTAGATACTACTCTTTGTCAAATATCGCTCAattcatggccaaacacctatTAAAACAAGCCACATAGATTGTATCTGTTTTAAATCATTTGATTAAGAGTAAgcgtaaagtttaaagttaaattatttttaagtaTATAAACGTATCTTTGTATCTGTTATAgatcatttcattaagagtatCATTTTTTTCGGAATAGAAAAGTGAATCACGTAAGTTGGGGTAGAGGGAGTATGAGTTAGAACCACTGTAACACATCGTTCTGTATATTATGTGAAgttgcaaaagaaaaaaaatgttgtGAATAACCATAGTGATCGGTTCACTATTGCATTGAGCCTTTACTTATTGACCATAGGTACGACTAGATTAGTATCTGATTAGTAATACTCAGTATACCACAACATGAAATGCACCTTATCAAATGGGATGAAGAAAGTGCAAAAAAGCTGACTATACTTTCGAGAAATGCGAAAGTTTGTGAGTGATGGGACATGCAGTAAAAAGTTAGATTTTCTAGCTAGTTAGAATAACTTTCGACATGGTTCAAAAATTCAAAAGTAACTTTACTATGTTATTTCTATAACTTGAATGATCATTTAAGTAAGATTTTCAGGCAAATTATGTCAAGGAAAATATGTCGCAATACGCCTATGCAAAAGCAGATCAGAGATTTGGAAGTTCTACGTGTCACAGCGCTTTGAATATTAGCTCAACATTTTGCATAAGCAGTATCAATATTTAAAAACCAATAATTAACATTTATCATCAATTTTGTAGACAAGGAAGATCCTTGGCTGATGACTCTGTGGTCTATTTTAGTTTttataaacggaaaagggccaaaattacccctgaactttgaaaaatagttcatccatacccttcgttatactttagggccaattatacccttacagttatactatggggtcaattatacccttatgtctaacggctgccacgtggcatcatctcagcccttcaaaattattttaccctcaaataattttttacccactaaaataactcaaaacgacccgaattttttttttccagcaaaaataatacgaaattatttttatattttttctggaaaaataattccctattatttttgctggaaaaaaaaattcgggtcgttttgagttattttagtgggtaaaaaattatttgagggtaaaataattttgaagggctgagatgatgccacgtggcagccgttagacataagggtataattgaccccatagtataactgtaagggtataattggccctaaagtataacgaagggtatggatgaactatttttcaaagttcaggggtaattttgacccttttccgttttataAAAGCTCACTTGAATATTTGTCAAAAGAAAAAAGTCTAAGTAGACTCGAATCATTGACCACTATAAGCAAGATTAAGCTTTTAATCAGCAAACCAGGAAGCACTGTTTATCACGCTGGTAAGAAAAATCAAGCTTCTTGTGCGTCTTACTAGATTATTTACCACCATAAGAAAATTTGAGATCAATAAATCTTAACTATGACAAGAATTGCATTGCCAATTTAAACCATAAAAGGCAACTCAACTTTCACTTATTGCACAATATAAATATCAAATTAAATCTTTATAAACTTTATTTACTTACTGGACATTAATATTCCAAATGGTCCAACCATTTTAATGCCCACAAGAAACTTTACTTTACGGCTAAAATAAAATAATGAGTCTAATCTTAATTACATTGAATAAATTAAGTCTCAAAATGAATTGATTATGTCACATGTCATAAACCTCAATTGGACTTCATAATTAACACATAGCTTCGAAGCAGAGCTTAATAGGCAAAACTATGGAATTAAACCAACTTACTACGTTAGGAAATCTTTAAAACAATAGTTAAAGATTGATATAGATAAAGGTGTACTTTCTTAATGAAGAACTAGCCGTTTAAGACTAGGCTTTGACGCCACGTGTAAACATAAACTTTAAGCAGAGAAGTTCATGCTATCCCATAAATTTGATATGCATATCAGGATTTTGAACGTGCTAATCTTATAGAGCAACATTACATAGAACATACTTGAAGCTGAAGACATAATCACAAAGAGGAAGCGTTAATTGAAATTGGTTTCTACCTCTTTGCCCGAGCCTCATGTTACCATAGTCGTTAATGAGGGAATTATTGTAGAAAATATGTGGTAACCGTAATGGTTGGAGGGAAGACAAGTTATAGAGGTTGAGATTTAATCCGTTACGTCCATTAAGTAACCGATCTAACAGACGAGATTTGTTCTTCATTAACTATTAGTTATGAGCTCTACATTAATCGGGTCGcatttaaaataataaaaaagtttAACACTTTTTCTTGGTATTTCTAGGTTAATCAGTACTTTAAGACATAGTTAAATTGAAGATTTACGCGTAACACATTAGTCTAAACTAATTAGATAGCGCGTAAAACATAAAAATGAGAACTTACGTCTTCTTCGTGTAGCAGAAGTTTGCAACGGATAGCACCCTAATTGTTTATTACAGAGAAGAGTAAAGCGTAGAAAAATACTGCAGAAAATATATTTAGTTGTACACCATAAGTGTATTTATATATGAAATATTAGGGTTAACTTTATTTACCCTTATGGGTGGACCCAAATTTCCTACATAAATGAATCTAAATCTGTTGAATCTTTCATGTTATGATCTTTTACATCTTGGATCTTCTTGTTCCGTCATTTGACTTACGTTCTTCAAGTAGCATTCATACCGAATTTTTTAAACAAACAGTTTTCCCGCTTTCGATTCCGACCAAGATTGACTTATTATTCCTCCTCGTCCATTAATTCAGTTCCTTAGTTCAATCAGTTCCTTCCTCAAAACCTATTTCCGTAAGTGCCACTGCTCTTATTCCACAATATGGGATTGTTGGTTTCACATGCCACCCCTTTCATGTTCTTCTT
Coding sequences:
- the LOC132625495 gene encoding nicotinamidase 2-like; the protein is MASSSSYKNYETRTRNPDPKSAVLLVIDMQNYFYSMGKPILPAINTTIELCRQNSVPVIFTRHCHKSPDDYGMLYEWWNGDIIRDGTVEAQLITELDKRDSDLVVEKHTYSAFRDTNLEEKLLDMGIKEVIVTGVMTNLCCETTAREAFIRGFRVFFSTDATATSSAELHDATLKNLAYGFTYLVDCKRIQAAFSNP